The stretch of DNA TATTACATTCAtgttattcaataaaaatgaaaagatgacaacaacaaaacaaaaaaaaaaaaacgtctCACTTTCAAGAATTTTAAATGATGGCAAAAGGGtgagaaatatatttgataaagtggGAAGGAAATGATACTTAGACTTAGGAGGAGTCAaagaaatacaaagaaaaacaaaaatttatttcatatatttttcatgtatcaataaaaaattatttgtcccaagatattttatatataacactTACAAAtattggattttttattttagtaatccaattttaaaataaaattaccaaTATACtaccttttgaaaataatataccaAACTAAGGAAGTCCAAGTTTACAATAGAGACTTCCTTAAAGATttgtttactttttttgtttttgtttttgttttgactTTGATGTAGCTTTGGAAAGTGTCATTCCAAAAGGTGACTTTAATGtacctttgaaaaattgtaattcCAAAAAGCTATTTGGtgtgattaaagaaaaaaaacaactaaGAAGTTGTCATTGCAAACTCGAGCTTCTTTAAGTAAATCGTCTTTGCAAATGACAACTTCTAACTAAGTTAAAGAAAAAGGTAGTTTGGTATATAGTTTTTGAAAGggttattgataaatttttttaaaattgggttattaaaaaaaaccacaaatatttgttcatattttcttatgcattatttataaatatttatcttaattttttgtttaatatttatcaataataaatatttgtcatgtgtATTTGTTATGTATTAGTGGTAAATATTTGTCAAacgatattttatatttatcactaacaaatatttttttcattttattatgcatcagttataaatattttttccgtgctattttaatatatgtcatgtgttttattttatctatttgtgAAAAACATTTGTCAcgtcaattttatatttatttatcactaaaaaatatttatcccaTATCTTTTTATGCAATAGTTAATTAGCAATATTTATCctacaattttaaatatatatcaaagataaatatttgGTGTAGCCTGTTTTGTTTACAAATATGCATGTCCTTTGCAGGGATTAGTCTCCTCTAAAATAAGCAACTCACGTTAGTGAGTAAAGAGAGTGATATCAACGATTGAATAACAAATCAAATGTAAGTATTGTAGGAACATCATATCCAATCATAAAtttcttataataataactaatgATTTTTTCACTTTACATTTTACTCACTTTAGAAAATCTAAATTTCCTTTGcagtttaattaaaaaaaatttaacttctaAAAACCACTTGATTACAATGGCTAAAAATATAAGAAGGGGAATGTTGGTTTTTTTGGTAATGCTTAGTAGTTGATTTTTAGTAGTGCTTTACTTTTGATAGCTGATTGATTACTTTAATGCCAAATATgtagtttttgacaaaaattgttaaaaagCTACAAACGAGTTGAAACTTAGAAAGGGTAACGCTACAAATGAGGAGGTCATCTTTTGTCCGCTATTATTGCCTTGAATAATAAGTATTTGTAGTCCGCCTCTAGTTTGGTGTTACTCATGTTGCACTTATAACTTGAGAGTGATCACTTTACATCATACCAACAGATTGtcacaaaaatattattgttcCTGCAAACATGGTGGAAACGAGTATAGTTTTTCCACCATGTTCTTACATACTCAATcacattaattttataaatgacaCTTGTTCTTACATACTCAATcacattaattttataaatgacaCTGATATGGTCATCTTTTGTTGAACCAAAGTTATTCTCTCCGGCTTTTATCTTCTTTAAGAATATACATTCATTCTTGTAGTCTTTCGATTTGTACTACTGGAAACaactatatttctttttatttttctcatgaTCATAATCACCATTGTTGCCATTACATTCTTCAAAATTTCAatctttttttgttgaaaacttACTATATTTTCTTTTCCATAACATAGTTGCTTATAAGTAGATTGTTACTTAACAATATCTTACTTATAATATGTTTCTTCTAATAGAAGATTGTTACCCAATATCTTAAGAGAAAATCATAATATATGTGTTTCATACTTCTATTAAAGTATTTCCATGAAGAAGGAAGTGATTCAATGATTAATGAGATAACAATTACATTTTTGTGTTCCTTGTTGTTAAGAATTCatatattcaatattatatatGAATTCGTTTCCTATCAGACTTACTATTAGTCATTGTATAGgtattaaattgattattttttttatttgttgtgatTATGTATTTGCTTTAAGTTTGTCCCGAAGTTTCACAAAATCAGAAGGTATCTCTTTCAAAGAAGCAATAATTGTTATCAAAATGTGCTTGTGATGATGCTccaaaatataatcaaatcaatGTGATGGTCATGAACTCAAAAATGAAGAGCAAAAGAAGAGGGTGTTTATTCCAAATCATGCATGGACACTAACATGTAAGTTCAATTCCCAGGCCTTTTAGAATACTTTAGTCTTTCCTTGATATGGCACGAGATACAGGTTACTAATGCACTATCTCAAACTTGGGTACGAGGTCTTATAATGGGATGAGTTTCTTTTGCCAGCTGATGATGCCATGGGAGCCCATTTCATTAGAGAGTAGTTTTTCTCACTtcttaattgttttctttggaTTGATTTTGCTCTAGCTTTTCTTTATTTATACATAACAAAAATTGTAGTCGTTTTATTTTGgttgaaaaacaaagaaaaaaataacaattttcttACTGTCTATTCTTGAACAAAGAGTCTACTCTGGCGATAATTGTTAATGCTAGTTAgaatatatcaaaaaaaaaatttcataatcatGTCCTAATAATGATCTATGTACCGGTGGAATTAAGGGGAGTATGTCCTCTTTGAAAATAATCTTTCTCTGCATTCGCCATACGCTCTTTAAACATTGCCCATTCTTTGCTACACCTATCTCTCACCTGATCCAAATCAAAGTTTGATACTAGTTATGGTACACATTCAACTTGAATGCCAAAAATGTTTTCATCATTACTTAAACAAGTATAGTGCATGATAAACTggttaataaaacaaatatgagCAAGAGAAACCAAAATTCATACATACCCCTTCCCACGGTGACCTTCCACCCTCCGCTTTCCCCTATTGAAACACCCgttaattaaatcataaaattttgCTCAATTCAATCACAGATATTATTAGtggacaaaaatattaattatcatgTTTGGAAATGAATCAATCCAAAACAATTTAAAGAAGAAGAGAATAtagtttataataattttttcaaatccAAAGTGactttaaaaaagaaaaacattctTGTTATTTGGgaatataaaatttgtaattcTCCATTTTGAAATATCAATCATGTTTTTATTTGACGGAATTGCTATAATGGATCTTTTTCCATTTATTTAtgagaacaaaataaaaattatgaaatatactaaagtaaaaatatttttttgaaaggaaaaaaaaaatgataaagaagTAGAATTTCCatcattatatttaaaaaagaaaatctgAAAATAAATCTATATATAACTTGAAACAAATATTCCCTTCAAACTTTATTTACCTGGCTTCCAAGTGAGGGAATACTTTTGTGAACAATCCATTGACTATCAACAACTCCTATTTTCTCATGAGGAGACTatatattcaataaatataaaattcattagaTTCAATCATGGCCAAATAAGtacttataatataaataaataaataaaactattaacCTCTACACATTTTCTGAGAGCAAAATCAAGACCCCATCCATGAATTAGGTCATTCTATAAGGCAAAAAAGAAAGATGAGAAACATTAGTTTATTAtgtaataaaaatgaaaaataactatatataagaCAAAAATAGATTTATAAACCTGTATCATATGCCATACACAACGCCACGCATCTTTGGAAAATACAGGAGCCATGATCTCAACAAATCtgagtattttaaaaatcatgcTAACTGAGTTAAcataaaaattctttaaaaaagttCACGAGATTAAATGGAAGAAGAAATGTGtcttttagatttaaaaatgaGTCGTTTAAAATTTTCTTCGACTGTCTAATCTATTTGCAAAGAAAGctatacaaaaataaatgatacttttaattttcaataaaatatattaatgactTTTTTTCTTGGAAttgatactctttaataaattattagtaaTCTATACATCACTCTcaattcttttttctattttatattaattataatagttaataaatgaatatattagataaaaataatttaataaatttactattattttcttatattcttTTTAATCTTTTCTAAAAGAGTTAAATGAGTCATGAAGAAAGTTATAAATATTctattatcaaaaaaaaaaaaaaaaaaaaaaaatttNNNNNNNNNNNNNNNNNNNNNNNNNNNNNNNNNNNNNNNNNNNNNNNNNNNNNNNNNNNNNNNNNNNNNNNNNNNNNNNNNNNNNNNNNNNNNNNNNNNNNNNNNNNNNNNNNNNNNNNNNNNNNNNNNNNNNNNNNNNNNNNNNNNNNNNNNNNNNNNNNNNNNNNNNNNNNNNNNNNNNNNNNNNNNNNNNNNNNNNNNNNNNNNNNNNNNNNNNNNNNNNNNNNNNNNNNNNNNNNNNNNNNNNNNNNNNNNNNNNNNNNNNNNNNNNNNNNNNNNNNNNNNNNNNNNNNNNNNNNNNNNNNNNNNNNNNNNNNNNNNNNNNNNNNNNNNNNNNNNNNNNNNNNNNNNNNNNNNNNNNNNNNNNNNNNNNNNNNNNNNNNNNNNNNNNNNNNNNNNNNNNNNNNNNNNNNNNNNNNNNNNNNNNNNNNNNNNNNNNNNNNNNNNNNNNNNNNNNNNNNNNNNNNNNNNNNNNNNNNNNNNNNNNNNNNNNNNNNNNNNNNNNNNNNNNNNNNNNNNNNNNNNNNNNNNNNNNNNNNNNNNNNNNNNNNNNNNNNNNNNNNNNNNNNNNNNNNNNNNNNNNNNNNNNNNNNNNNNNNNNNNNNNNNNNNNNNNNNNNNNNNNNNNNNNNNNNNNNNNNNNNNNNNNNNNNNNNNNNNNNNNNNNNNNNNNNNNNNNNNNNNNNNNNNNNNNNNNNNNNNNNNNNNNNNNNNNNNNNNNNNNNNNNNNNNNNNNNNNNNNNNNNNNNNNNNNNNNNNNNNNNNNNNNNNNNNNNNNNNNNNNNNNNNNNNNNNNNNNNNNNNNNNNNNNNNNNNNNAAGATTGTacaaatatatagtttaataaGTAATATAAtggaataataaataaaaaaatttatcttaagcagaaatattattgttttatagCACTAATAAAACATTTGTCAtggatgaaaataaaaaacatttatgaAACTGATCTCCACATGCATCTTTAAGATTTATCAATGAATTAGGACCATttacattttttagttttattttttcataatttttataacactcttaaaaaaaaagaagtgttctgatattcttcattttttaataaatatattatttttttctatattacaatcatctatatattatttattaaattgatcaaattatttataatgatacatttatttttttaatttaatcatcttaaatttaatacatttttattctaattttttttattttaattaaatttaaaatcattatctACTTAGAAGTTTAGAATTATCTATCTTCCTCTCGCAAAACCACTCTAccaccaaaaataaattctcgCCTCCGTCATCCTTTCACCACCGCAAGAAAATCCCTCCTCATTCTCACTCTCAATTTGCTCGTGTTTGCGTCGATGACGTTTTAGTGTTATCGATCACGCACCCTCATGTCGCACCTTCGTTTCAtctttgttttttattcttaatgAACTAATGAATAAGATAGATGATGCATAACGAAGAAGAAAGACGATTAAGAACAGCGTAGGAAGATGGTGAAAAAAGACAGAGAGACGGCGCACTAGAGAGACAATAACAAAAGAGAAGAAACTtagttattttttgtatatagtttaataaataaatattaattattttaaaatagaacaaaaatataaaatttcagaGTTTAAtggtgttaaatttaaaataccatCAAACTTACTTATAGATGATATGTCATTAGagtatttctaatttaatttgataatataaaaaaaatattaattttcaaattgtAGAGTAGAAGTGCCCATGAGTTTTTGTCAATAATCTAATTTTTCTTAGTACAATTTTCACCATAAATTAACTAAAACATGtaacatattaaattattatccaCTTACTTATGGACTTCAACGCCATCCCTTTTCCTTGTCATTTGCCATGTAAAACTACTACTACTTGGGTCTAGACCAGGCTGTGAGATCTGCAAACCATGCTTCCTTACCATTTCCAAGTACCTATAATTAATAAAGAGATATAATTTCAATCGCTAATTAATTTTTCACCAACAcctaattaataatttaattcccACACTAAGGGTAAAatgattttgacttttaataCTCACTCCTCTGCATCAAAATGCTCCGTGCCTAAATCCTCATCCCAAAGGAAAACGTAATCATAGGGAGCCACAATGTCAGGATGTAGAAAGCGTTTAGCATACCACCTTCAACCATATTTCACGATATATGTCAAAACTCGCATCATAAATAAAGGCCTagaaaaacttaattaaaaagaatagtTGGTGATTCAATAAGTTATAATACAATGAAACAATTAAGAACTATGTAAAATCTGTCACCAACCATTTAGTTTGCTTTCTAGCACTTATATGAATTGCTTTCTTTGACCACTCAAACTTATTCCACTCACTAGCTCGACCATCATAGTGGAATAACACAATAGTGAAGTTCTCAGAGAACTATAAGGTTAAATCCAATAGTCAGATAAACAGAACAGACATTAGAAATATTAGCACATGctatcaaaacaaaattaatgcAAGGTAGAACCAGAAAAAACCTTTTTCATTGCAGCATCAATGTTGTCTCTCTGGTCATACCCGACAGTAAATGTTACAAGATACTTTGGTTTGATACTTAGGTCCTATAATAAGTAGCACCTCTCTCAAGAAAAGAGTTAGATTAGAGAAGAAGAATTCATCATGCTAGTATATGCAGCTCAATATCATTATTAAGTCCATTGCTATTACATACAAAAATGTTACATGGAAACCCACTTTTTTGTTCGCACGAGCATTTGATAATTGCGTGCAAAAATGAGAGAAGATGGTTAAATAAGATCACATTAAAAATTGtgattaatcatttaattatatatattttttgccgtgattttaattaatcatttattcaACTAAATTAACTATACTTTTAAATGTAATTAACCAGATATCACGCAGGTCTATAAAAAGTGGACGtccttatattattattgtctTCCATATTCCTTTGTAACAATTTGCCATTTGTTAGTTTTCAATTAGGAATTGAATACATGTTGACATTAATTTATGTTACTAGAGAAACCACGTAATGATTCATTTGGAAACACCTACGCAACTGAACTCATCACATTTTGGAGGGAGTTAcgatagttttattttttaattaaaagttaaaatgcATGTTTTACATAAAGGTGAAGTGAATTTGCACACCTGATGTGGTAGACCCCATAGCCGACGAAGATAAAAATCTGATTGAGTTTCGACAATTCTAGGGGGTAGTCTTTCAGCTCCTCGAGGATTTGTAGGAACCCAAATCTATGTCATAGTCAAATGTACCTATTTAGTGCAACATTCCAATATTTGAAATGATATACAATGgtcatatatatacatatatactgTATATGTCTGTCTATCTTAgatattgttaaaatattaagCTCGATAGAATGCTAAAATTGTAGTAGCACTCAACCAAATGCAATTTAAGAATCTAGGAAACCATTACACCTAAAGATTACCAAATGAAATGAcaaaacaaactttaaaatgTTACTGGAAACTATTAGCAAATAATGCCTATCCAAAACTTGTAACATTCTGCTTCATTCAAAAAACAATTCACTTAAAATATTGAGAAAGAAACTGAGGAAAATATCTTAAGATCAAGAGGAAGACAAAAAGGAAACGAATACAAAAGGAATTAGGACAACggatatatatttataaattgtattaGAAATTTTGCTGctaattaagaaataatatatataagtgtatatatatatatgaatatgttgatCAAATAGATGAGGTACAAAAAAAGAGAGAACAGAACCATACTTTTGTCTTCTCATTTAATTTGTGAAGCTGATTGAACATGTTTGTATCACCTCTAAAGGAAGCCCAAGCATCCCATATAGAGTTGGTTTCAATTTTGGAGTACTTTTCTTCAATATATGTGAGATCAACGGATGGAAAAAGGCTTAATGGAAGATTCACCTaacaaataatatgatatatggAAACATAATTCATAATGtcaaaatattaatcacatgAAATGTCATGAAAATGATATGGTGCAAGATTAAACACAAACCTTAGTTAATGATAGTTTTGGAAATGATACTCCTAGAAAGAAGCCAAAAAAAATTCCAGCAAAGGTTGCTATCATGAGCTTCATTGATTCATTGGGTTTTTTAATATTTCCACTACaagacaaaacaaaaatatgttatatGAGGTAAAATGCAAATTTCTTTTCCCCTTTTTTTCATCTTCTAGTTGGAGAGAATAAATAGAAAGAATAATATTCATGCAATAAAATGTATTCAAGTCAAACCTTCTTATGGAAGTTCCCATAGTATTCTATATCTTTTTGGGTATGCACTCATTGACTATGCAAGATACCTTTTCCTTGGAAAAGAATCTTATATTCTTATATGCGGCCAAATTGTCCCCcctgaaaaatattatatttttaaaaagaacttagaaaaaatgttaatattatataacaatatATAGAAGCACCAtcctaaattattattttaaaaaattccacATTTTATAATCttgttttttaataactaaGAATGCTATAGCAGTGGATTTGCCACACGTGACATTGGCTTCAATTTCAATTGTGAGTACCCTTGAgtcaattcaaattttaaatagtgaaatttgaatGCATTGAAAAAAGAGGATTAATAtttcaaagttttaaaatttgactAGTGGTACATGCAAATTCAACTTTGATGAATGTATTGAAAGTTTTTAGAGATCATTGAAATTGTAGACATTAATTGactttctttaatattttttggaaGCAGCACATTCTTTTCTAATAAATAAGACTCTATGGAAGTGAGTATCATTTTATCATTTCATCAAAGAGCAAGTGTGTGTTGAAAGAGAacatttagatattttttttttttttcattgaattttatCATTTCTTGTAACTCTTAGAGTGAGAGAGTTTGTAGAATGATATACAATTTGAGGTGGATTACAAATCATTGTAATCGTATTTGAGATAATGAATATAATTGTTGAGGTGTTTCTACGATACGAATATAAGAGATATCGAACTATATATATTCTCgtatattttcttatttaattttgtgtgttctatctaatataaaattttaagtgtGCATGAAATTTCCTAAATAAAAGATGTTCAGCTCAATAAGATTCATCCTAGCTTTTTTGAaccaataaaacaaaatataaaacaatatccagcataatcaaataaatggttttgattaaaaagataaaaagtaCTACTCataaatggaaaaagaaaaaataatagcTAACAACCAcaattttacttataaaataCATCCATTATAGGacacaaaatatattattgaaataattctttttaaaacattgttattttttttagttttctttcTCTTATAATTTTACCATCTTTTATCAGTaccattataaataattgatacgagtttttaaaatataaaactttaatatcaaattaaactctaatgagtttaTAACAATGGtaaatcaacaattttaaacaaatatcaCAACAAAAAGACATAATGATTTCTGGCATCAAAATTTTGAGACCTCTTCAATTAAGATATACTAATAATGTTTTAGTTgcacaaattaattttaaacccTAATAAGTTTATATCTTAATGAATTTATAATAGAACACCCTAACATCATGATTTATAGCATCAAACAATTTTTAAGCCCTCTCCAATTGAGATCTGTTAATTTTTTGATTGTACAGGTTAATCATAGgcttttataatattaatgacGATGATGATAGTGAAGTACGACATACCTGGATTTTTGCAAGAAATTAGAATTTGCAAGAGAGTGTGTTGATGATAATGATAGATTTGATGTTACGTCATCAAATTGCTTTTTGATTGATAGTGGGATGAGGCAACTGTCTCTCGCTAAGGGCGAAGAAACGGAAGActtgtaaattttgttttgacttGGCAACATGTAACGTGTATATGCTAGCACATACGGGTACCTTTGAAGCCTATTCCCATCGTGTAGcgctataaaaataataactttttatttattaaaatgcctcaaacaaattttatatttaataaaaagttatcatttgtaatcttttaaattttatctaaaatcaatattatcttaatcaataaaaattaaatgaatttattattaattaaaaataaaat from Cicer arietinum cultivar CDC Frontier isolate Library 1 chromosome 3, Cicar.CDCFrontier_v2.0, whole genome shotgun sequence encodes:
- the LOC101509620 gene encoding uncharacterized protein yields the protein MGTSIRSGNIKKPNESMKLMIATFAGIFFGFFLGVSFPKLSLTKVNLPLSLFPSVDLTYIEEKYSKIETNSIWDAWASFRGDTNMFNQLHKLNEKTKIWVPTNPRGAERLPPRIVETQSDFYLRRLWGLPHQDLSIKPKYLVTFTVGYDQRDNIDAAMKKFSENFTIVLFHYDGRASEWNKFEWSKKAIHISARKQTKWWYAKRFLHPDIVAPYDYVFLWDEDLGTEHFDAEEYLEMVRKHGLQISQPGLDPSSSSFTWQMTRKRDGVEVHKMTEARIYFCMIFKILRFVEIMAPVFSKDAWRCVWHMIQNDLIHGWGLDFALRKCVESPHEKIGVVDSQWIVHKSIPSLGSQGKAEGGRSPWEGVRDRCSKEWAMFKERMANAEKDYFQRGHTPLNSTGT